The sequence below is a genomic window from Natrinema salifodinae.
AGATCGCCGGCACCGAACTCGAGAATCACCTGACGGTCCCCAAGTTCCGCGGCGGCAGCCAGCCGACCGACGCGATCAAACTCGAACTCACCGAGGAAGTGGCGATCGACACGAGCCGCGACATCGCCTGACGGCGCGACGATTCCGTACAACCCTGCCAGCCCGGCGAGTCACACCTCCTGCTCCGGCGTCGTAAACGGCGTGATCGCGGCGGTCCGTTCGGTGACCGTCGCCGTCCGCAGAATGTACGAGAACAGCAGCGCGAGCGGGAACGTGCCCACCGCGACGGCGGCGGGAAAGACGACCGCGCGGACCGAGCGGCCAAGGGGCGGCCCGGACAGCCCCGTCAGGACGAACAGGGCACCGAGCGCGACGCCGACGGCGGGAATCCCGGCGTAGAACAGGTACCGCGAGAGCCTGGACAGTTCGACCTGCAGGTACACCGACTTGAAGTACTGCCTGGCGATGTCGAGCTCGCGCAGGCGATCGAGCAGGTCGTCGATGGCCGCGTCGGCCTCCGCGGACAGCGCGTCACCGTTGGTCCGCCGGACCTCGTCGAGCCGCCGTATCTCGTGAGCGAAGTTCGTCTCGAGCATCGTCGAGAGGGTATTGAAGATACCCGAATCGGACTCCTGTACGAGTCGGTCGATCCGATCGAACTCGTCCGTGAGGTCCGACACGATTTCGTCGATCTCGTCGCCGGCGTCCGCCGGCGCGGTCGTCGTCGCGATCCCGCCGAGCCGCTGGGCGTCCCGCCTGGCACTCTCGACGACGAGTCGAAGGAACCCCGAGGGCTCCGCCGGCGCCGTCCGGTTCGCGACCGACTCGATCTCCTGCCGGTAGTCGACGGTCTCCTCGATATCCGACTCGAGTTCGCCTGGCGATTTCAACTCCCGGGAGAGCAGGAGTTGGTTGATCGAGACGACGACAGTGATCAACGTGAAATTCCCCGAGATCAACCCGCTGAAGGCGTAGAACAACGACTGGAGATCGGTCAGCGGGGCGACGCCGCCGAGCGAAAGCGCCATGTACGTCAGCCAGAACGCGACCGCGAGGACGATGGCGACGGCGAACCGGTTGCCGTCCAACAGCAGCCACTGTTTCAGCCGACCGGTCTCGCTGTCGGAGACCGGCTTCGCCTGGTCCTCGCTCGTCGACTCGACCATCGTAGCCGGTCAGGACCTACGGTCTCGCGGGCGAAAAAGTCGGTCCGCGCACCTGCACGGTCGCGATCTCGGTCCGAAAACGAGGGGAGTATCGAGTGTTACTCTTCGGCGCCTTCGAGCTCTTCGACGATCTCGTCGGCATCGACGTCGGCGTCTTCGAGGGCTTCCTCGATGTCGCCGCCGCCCATACCGCCCATGCCGCCCATCATGCCGGGCATGCCCATGCCGCCCATACCGTCGATGACTTCCTGGACGATGACGCGGTCGACGCCGATCTGGTCGATGACGTCCTGACCGATCTGCTGCTTGCCCATCATCCACTGCTGGTTCATCGTCATCTGGGGCGTGGCCTCGAGGTAGAGCGTCTCCTTCTCGACGACTTCGGTCTCGAACTCGGGCTCGGCGTCTTCGTCGTCCTCGTCGGGCTCGACGGGGACTTCCTCTTCGACTTCGTCCGTCTCGATCCAGAGTTCGGGCTCGAGACCGAGGTACATCTCGAACAGGCCGGCGGCCTGCTGCTCGCGGTCGTCGACTTCCTCGACAACCTCGTACTCGTACTCGACGTCCTCGCCGGCCAGCGGGTGGTTGAAGTCGACGCGGGCGCGGCCGCCGATGATCGTGCTGATGTAGCCCTGCTGGCCCTCGATCTGGACGTTCGCGCCGGGATACCGGTCATCCTCGTCGATCTTCTCGGCGCTGACGGTCTGGACGTCGTCGGGGTCGTACTCGCCGAAAGCGTCCTCGGCGGAGACCGTCACGGTGCCTTCGTCGCCGGGTTCGGAGCCGATGATCGCCTCTTCGACGGCCTCGAAGATGTGGCCCTCGCCGAGGACGATCGTCCGCGGCTTGAACTCCTGACCCTGGTCGTCGACGCCCTCTTCCTCGGCGACTTCGGGGTCGGTCGTGTCGACCAACTGGTCGCCGTCGGCGGTGTAGGCGGTGTATTCGATTTCGACGAAATCGCCTTCCTGAAGTCCCTCTGCTTCGTCTTCAACCTCCTCTTCGACGTCATCGGCCTGCTCGTCGAGCTCGGCCTCTTGTTCCTCGGTCATACGTGGTACGTCCGCCCGTCCACATTTAAACTAATCGCTAGCAGAATGGCTGCGGCCGTCCTTCTTGTGAACAAACCGCACGATATTCGCCTTCGAGCGACGGTTTTCGCGACGTGAAACGACCGATACTTACGACCGCCCCTCGTGCTCTCGGCCATGTACGAGGTCGAAGTGAAGGTCCCGGCCGACCTCGAAACCGTCCGAGAGCGGCTCGCGGACCTCGACGCGGCGTCGCGAGGCGGTGTGGTGCAGGTCGACACCTACTACGACGCGCCCCACCGCGAGTTCGCCGAAACCGACGAGGCGCTGCGGATCCGCGAGGAGCGGCCCGCTGACGGGCCCGACGAGACCCGCGTCACCTACAAGGGTCCGCTCGTCGACGACGAGTCAAAGACCCGCAAGGAGGTCGAAACCGCCGTCGTGAATGGCGAGAAATTCGACGCCGTGCTGACGAACCTCGGCTTCGAGGCCGCCGCCACGGTTCGCAAGGACCGCGAGCGGTTCGAACTCGACGGCTATACGATCACCCTCGACGCGGTCGACGACGTCGGCGAGTACGTCGAAGTCGAGACCGAGGTCGAGGCCGAATCCGACCTCGAACCGGCCCGCGAGGGCGCCTACGACGTCCTCGAACGCCTGGGACTCGATCCCGACGATCAGATTCGAACCTCCTATCTCGGCCTGCTGCTCGCGCCCTGAGGATGCGACCCATTACCAGTAAACATTTTCTGGGCCGTATCTGTTTCCGCAAGTTATAGAACCTCGCTCGCTCAAGTGCCGGCAATGAGCGACCGGAACATCCGGATCGAATCCATCGACCGCCAGGCGGTCGAGGATCAGGAAGTCGAGATCGTCGAACGAAAGGGCATCGGCCACCCGGACTCCATCTGCGACGGCGTCGCCGAGAGCGTTGCCGGGGCTCTGGCTCGCGAGTATATCGACCGCGTCGGCGAGGTGCTGCACTTCAACACCGACGAGACACAACTCGTCGCGGGCGAGGCGGCGCCGGCCTTCGGCGGCGGCGAGGTCGTCGATCCCATCTATCTACTGATCGTCGGCCGCGCGACCAAACACTACGAGGGCCAGACCATTCCCGCCGAGACCATCGCGCTGCGGGCCGCCCGCGAGTACCTCGAGTCGGAGATCCCCCAGCTGACCGTCGGCGAGGACGTCGTCGTCGACGTCAAACTCGGCGAGGGCAGCGGGGACCTCCAGGAGGTCTTCGGGGAGGACGAGGTCAGCGTGCCGATGGCCAACGACACGAGCTACGGCGTCGGCCACGCGCCGCTGACCGAGACCGAGCGGATCGTCCGCGAGGCCGAGCACCGGCTGAACGGCGAGTACGCCGACGAGAACCCCGAACTCGGTCCGGACGTGAAGATCATGGGAAAGCGCGAAGGCGACCGGATCGACGTTACCGTCGCGGCGGCGATGGTCGACGAGTACGTCGCTGACTTAGACGAATACATCGACGCCGTCGAGTCCGTCCGGGAATTCGTCGATGGCGTCGCGCGCGACCACACCGACCGCGAGGTCGACGTCCACGTCAACACGGCCGACGACTACGAGGAGGGATCGATCTACCTGACCGTCACCGGCACCTCCGCCGAGCAGGGCGACGACGGCTCCGTCGGCCGCGGCAACCGCGCCAACGGACTCATCACGCCCAACCGCTCGATGTCGATGGAGGCCACCAGCGGCAAGAACCCGGTCAACCACATCGGGAAGATCTACAACCTGCTCTCGACCGAGATCGCCGAGGAGGTCGTCAGCGAGGTCGACGGCATCCGCGACCTGCGCGTGCGCCTGCTCTCCCAGATCGGCCGGCCGATCGACCGGCCCCACGTCGCTGACGTGCAACTTGTCACCGCCGAGGGCGTCGCCCTCGCGGACGTCGAGGACGACGTCGAAGCGATCGTCGACCGAGAACTCGCCGACGTCACCGAACTCACGCGCAGCGTGATCGAGGGCGAACTCTCGACGTTCTAAGCCTGGTTCTTCCGAGCATCCCTTCGGAACCGGCACGATGCGTGTGCCGCCGGAATACTCAAGAGCCGATCCAGTGTATCCCGTTCCGAATCGAAACTCCTTCGCTCCCGTGTCCGACGCTATGTCCTCCACCGAATCGGGCTCTCGGCCCGTCGTCTACGCCGTCGTCGCGAGTACCTTCTTCGTCGGCTTCGGCGGCGGGGTCGTCTTTCCCATCCTGCCGAACCTCGGCGAAGTGCTCGGCATCTCGGCGTTTCTGGTCGGCGTCATCCTCTCGGCCAATCGCTGGACGCGCCTGGTCGCGAACGCGCCGGCGGGGGTGCTCGTCGACCGGATCGGGACCCGGAAGCCGTTCGTCGCCGGCCTGGCGATCGAGGGAGCCGCGACCGCCGGCTACGTGGTCGCGATCACGTCCTCGGTCCCCGAACTCTGGTTCATCGTCGCGCGGATCATGTGGGGCGTCGGCAGCGCGCTCGTGTTCGCGACGGCCTACACCATCACGGCGGACGTCAGCGAGGCCGGCACGCGGGGGACGAGCATGGGGATCGTCCGGGCCGGGATCACGTTCGGGTTCCCCGCCGGCATGGTGTTAGGCGGGATCGTCAGCGAGGCCTACAGCAACGTCACGGCGTTCGTCCTCGCGGCTGCCTTCGCCGCGCTCGCGAGCGTCATCGCGTACTTCATCGTCCCCGAGACCCACGTCGACACCCCCGATTCGTCGGTCAAGCCCTGGGACGTCGAGACGACGCTGCCGGCGCTGACGGTCGGCCTGGTCAACTTCGGGCTCTACTTCGCGTACATCGGCGTCCTCTTCTCGACGCTGGTACTCTACCTCGACGTCGAGGCGGTGACGCTGACGGTCTCGGTCGCGGGCCACGAACTCGACTACGGAGCGCAGGGCACGTCGGGGCTGTTGATGGCGATCTCGACGCTCTCGGGCGCCGTCTTCACCATCTTCGGCGGGAAGATCAGCGACGCCGTCGGCGCTCGCATGCCCGTGCTCGTTGCGTTCCTGATGACCTCCTGTGCCGGGTTCGTGGTGCTGACGCTCGCGCCGTCGTTTCATGCCGTGGTGCTGGCCTGCGCGCTGATCGGGGCCGGCCAGGGCGGCGTCGGCGGCCCGCTGACGGCCCTGCTCGCGGATCTCACGCCCGAGGACCGGATGGGCCGGGCGATGGGAACCAACAACGTCTTCGGCGACGTCGGCGGCGGGGTCGGGCCGCTGGTCTCGTTGCCGTTCGTCGAGATCGTCGGTTTCGACGCGATGTACGCGCTCAGCGCGATCGTTCCGCTGCTGGCCGGCGTCGTGCTCGTCGCCGGAATCTACACCTACACCGGGAGCCTGAGCCCGACCGTCGAGGAATCGATCGTCTGAGCGGCGGGCCGGCCCGCGCTTCCGAGCGCCGCGCTCGCTCCCTCGTAACCCCCTTATAGCCGCGAGTGGCTATGCTGGGGCATGCATCCTCCGGGAGCCGATACCGTCCTCGTCCGACACGGGGACCTCAATACCAAGAGCAACACCGTCAAGCGGTACATGGTGGGGCTCCTCGTCGAGAACCTCGAAGCGATCCTCGCGGATCGGTCGATCCCCGGCGAGGTCGAGCACCGATGGAACCGACCACTGATCCACGCGAGCGAAGACGCCGTTGAGGCCGCCACCGACGCCGCAACGGACACCTTCGGCGTCGTCTCCGCCAGCCCCGCCCTGACCGTCGGTACCGAGAAAGAGGCGATTCTCGACGCCCTGGCCGAGACCGCCCGCGCGTGCTACGACGGCGGGACGTTCGCGGTCGACGCGCGCCGAGCCAATAAGGAACTCCCCTACGAGAGCGAGGAACTCGCCCGCGACGGCGGCGACGTCATCTGGGAGACCGTCGCGGATGAGTTCGACCCCGAAGTCGACCTCGACGATCCCGACCTCACCTTTGGCGTCGAGGTCCGCGACGAGGTGGCGTTCATCTATCTCGAGAAACGCGATGGACCAGGCGGGCTGCCCCTCGGCTCCCAGGAGCCCGTGATCGCGCTGGTCAGCGGCGGGATCGACTCGCCGGTCGCGGCCTACGAGATGATGAAACGCGGGAGTCCGATCGTCCCGGCCTACGTCGATCTCGGCGCCTACGGCGGGATCGACCACGAGGCGCGCGCGATGGAGACCGTCCGGATCCTCGGCGAGTACGCGCCGAATTTCGACATGCGAGTGTACGAGATTCCCGGCGGCGAGACCGTCGACCACCTCGTCCAGGAGATGGAGAAGGGCCGGATGCTCTCGCTGCGTCGCTTCTTCTACCGCGCGGCCGAGACGCTGGCCGAGCACGTCGACGCCAACGGCATCGTCACGGGCGAGGCGATGGGCCAGAAGTCCAGCCAGACCGTCCAGAACCTCGGGGTCACCAGTCGCGCCGCCGCGCTCCCGATCCACCGGCCGCTGCTCACCCGGGACAAGCAGGAGATCGTCGCGCAGGCCCGCGAGATCGGCACCTACACCGACTCGACGATCGACGCCGGCTGCAACCGCGTCACCCCCGACCGCGTCGAGACCAACGCCCGCCTGGAACCGCTGCTCGCGGCCGAACCGGACGACCTGCTCGAACGGGCCGAGGAGGTGGCGAAGAACGCGGCACTCGTCGAACCCTGAGTCCCACGTCCCGATCGGTCCCTGCCCCGTCCTCGCGGCTCCGTTCCGGCTGAGACGGTCGTTACATCGGTCTCCGTTCCGGGCTCAGTTCGAACCGGTTTCCATCGCAAGCGAGACCCCTATCCACCGGCGGGCCCGAATGCGTTCGCATCGTCGAAAAGCCGAAACCGACATTACAGCGTCGTCCCCACCTCAGTGTAGTGACCCGCGTCTGTCTCATCGGCGAGGACGAGACCACTCTCCAGTACGAACTGCTCTCCCGGGAGACGGCTCGCGAGGCCCTGGCGACCTACGATCTGGAGCGGCCGTTCGAGAACTCGCTTTCCCTCCGGACCGTCAGCGTGGGCGCCGCCGTCTCGCTGCTGAACGACCTGAACTGGTATCTCACGCGGTTCGTCGACGAGGCGCTCGTTCAGGAACCGAGCGTCAGCGACGAGGAGTGGCTCTCGCGGCCGCTCGCGCGCCAGCTCCGCAACGGCGACGTCGAGCCCGAGGAGACGGCCCAGTTCTGCAAGATCTACGGTCTCGAGCGGATCGGCGCGGCACCGCAGTCGCCCGACGATTCGGACGCAGGTGCCGCGTCTGGCGGGGGCGGGAGTTCGGATCCGGACGCGAGCCCGAAGGCCCATAACGACCGAGCCCCTGAAAACGGTGGACCGTCCTCCCCTCCCGCGGACGATGCGGGCGAGGACGACGCCGATCGATCCGGCGCCGCCGGGCCGACCTACCGGCTCGTCGAACCGCTGTACGTCCGCCGGACCGACGGCGACCTACCCGACTACGACCTCCGGGACGTCGAGGACACCCTCGTCGTCCGACTGACCGAAGCCGAATACTCTCCATGACTCGCCTCTCGACTTCGACCGCGACGGTTGCACCGACGGCCGACGTCGGCGGTACCGGCATCACAACCATCGACGGCTGCCGCCTGGCCTACCGGCGCGCCGGCACCGAGGGCTCGCCGGTCGTCCTCCTCCACGGCGGCGGCGTCGACGATTCGACGCTCTCCTGGCGCCACGCGATCGACACGCTAGCCGAGGACCACCGCGTGTACGCGCCCGACTGGCCGGGCTACGGCGACAGCGAGGCCGGCCCCGACTTCGAGCACTCGATCGAGAGTTACGTCGATCTGCTCGTCTCGTTTCTCGACGACATGGGCCTCGAATCCGCGACGCTCGTCGGCATCTCCATGGGCGGCGGCGTCGCGCTCGGGACCGCACTCGACCACGCCGATCGGATCGACCGCCTGGCCCTCGTCGACAGCTACGGGCTCGGCCCGCGGATCCCGGCCGGCGCGCTCTGGAAGACGATGGCCCACGTCCCCGGCGCGAACGCCCTGGGCTGGGCCGCGGTCGGCCTCTCGAACGAGATGGCCCGGCTCAGTCTCAGTCGCCTGGTCGCGGACGGCGCGGCGCTCGACCCCGAATTCGTCGAGGACTTCCGGACCCGCGCCGGCCGGCGAAGCGCCGGCGAGGCCTTCGAGGCGTTCCAGCGCAACGAACTCCTCGCGAGCGGCACCGTCCGGACGGACTTCACCGACGACCTCGGTTCCCTGTCGGTCCCGACGCTGCTCGTCCATGGCGCCGACGACCCGCTCATCCCGGCGGCCTGGTCCGAGCGCGCGGCCGCCCGGATCCCCGACGCCGAACTGACGGTTCTCGAAAATTGCGGTCACTGGACGCCGCGAGAGCGGCCGGACGCGTTCAACGAGGTGCTGACGTCGTTCTGTGCCGACGATGCGGGCGATATCGACGGCGACGGCGTATAGGCTCGTCGCCGGGCGTCCCCGTCCCGTCGCTGCTTCGCGGACTAGCTAGCTGGTACCGTTTTCGCGCCGAGACGCTGTCTACGAGCCGCCGCTTTCGGACCCGGCGTCGCTTTCGCTCGCGCTCTCGGACGCGCTCTCGCTTGCGACGCTGAACTCGGACGTTTGGCCGTTCCGATCGGTGATGCTCGCCGAGACGTCCGTCAGCGGCGCCGACTCGAACGTCGCGCGGACGAGCCGACCGACGGTCGTCTCTTGTGCGATACAGGCCTGGGTCTCCGTTTCGCCGCCATCTCCGTCATCCTCGTCGGCCTCGCCCACCGCCGCCTCGAGGACGAGCGCGTCGTCCTCGATATCGATCGCTTCGAGCGCCAACTCGTGGCAAGGATTCGGCGCGCCGGCCTCGAGCGACACCAGTATCGACGTCTCGAAGTCGGTCTCGTCGACGAAGTCGGCGAGGGAATCGGCCTGGTCCGTCCGCTCGTCGAGCCAGCGGTCGGTGCCGTCGCTATCCGTGAGCAGCTCGACGTCGGGGGCGGTCGAGCGCTCCGGTTCCTGATAGGCGCGAGTCTCGTAGTCGGCCAGGCCGTCGGGGAGGTCCGCCTCCGGGTCCGAGTCCGACCCGGGATCGGTCTCGTCGCCGTCGGTCTCGTTCCCGTTCGAACCGGTGCCGTCGTCGGTCTCGCCATCCGATTCCGAGCCGAGTTCGTCCGCGAGACAGCCTGCGGAGAGGGCGAGCAGAGATGCAGTTCCGAAGACCAGCGTCCGTCGCCGCATGGAGGGTCGTGAGCGTGTCATCGTACCCGACCGTACGCAAGAACGACTAAAGGAGGTTCGGCTAGGTGAAAGAGTTCTTTTCGTGCCCCGTCGCTCGACGACGGACGACACTCGATTCGCGCGGAAAATCGCGGCCGCGGCGGGAAATCGATCAGTCGAAGAGTCCGGTCGAGAGGTACCGCTCGCCGCTATCCCAGAAGACGGTGACGACCAGCGGGCAGTCCTCCCCGTCGACCGCCTGGCCGCCGTCGGTCTCGGGCGAGGCCGGTTGCGTCCCGTCGGCCTCGTCGAAGGCGGTCGGGACCTCCGGACACTCGACGGCGGGGTCGGCGATCTCGCTGGCGATGCGCTGGGAGACGAGACTCGTCGCGCCGCTGGACTGGCCGACGAGGATGCCTTCGTCGCGGGCGAGACGGCGGCACTCCTCTTCGGCGTTCTCGATTGTCACCGTCTCGACGCGATCGATCAGGTCGCGATCGAGGTTCTCGCTGACGAAGCCCGGCCCCATGCCCTGGAAGTCGTCGTCGCCGGACTCGCCGGTCGAGAGGACGGCGTTGCGCTCGGGTTCGACGGCGATGATGTCCATGTCGGGAAATGCCTCGCGGAGGCGGCGGCCGGTACCCGAGATGGTGCCGCCGGTGCCGACGCCGGCCACGAAGGCGTCGATCTCGCGGTCGCCGACCTGCTCGAGGATTTCCTCGCCGGTCGTCTGATAGTGGGCCTTCGGGTTCGCAGGGTTCTCGAACTGACCCAGCTGGATCGCGCCTTTGGCTTCGAGTTCCTCGGCGCGGGCGCGGGCGTCTTCCATGTCGCCCTCGACCAGTTCGAGGTCGGCCCCGTAGGCGGCCATGACCTGCTGGCGTTCCTTGGACTTGTCCGCCGGCATGACGATCGTCAGGTCGTAGTCCCGCGCGGCAGCGACGAGCGCGAGTCCGATCCCGGTGTTCCCGCTCGTCGGTTCGACGAGCCAGTCGCCCGGTTCGATTGCGCCCTCGCGTTCGGCGGCCCGGATCATCTCGCGAGCCGGCCGATCCTTGGCCGATCCGCCGGGGTTGAACGATTCGACCTTCGCGGCGACCGTCGCCCCGTCCGGCGAGTCGACCTGGACGAGCGGCGACCCGATGGTGTCCAGGATACTCCCTTTCATTGGCAACCCGTAGGTATTCGAGACGTAAACCGGTGCTGGACACAGGCAGGACGTGCCGGTGTCTCAGATAGCGGTGCCGCGATGCGGTGACGATTCTGCCAGAAACACCGGGGTTAAGCCCGCCGGGGCGCAAGTCGTCCGTATGAGTCTCGAGACCATGCGGCCGAACCCCACGTGGGACGCGGCGTCCTACGAGGCGGCCGTCGACACGCTCGCAGCGCACAACGACGAACTGGTGTACAAAGTCTGGGGCGGCGACTGGTGCAAGGACTGTCGCGCCCTGTTGCCCGACTTCGGCGCCGCGCTCGAAGCCGCCGAGGTCCCCGAGGACCGCATCGAGGAGGTCGGCGTCGACAAGGACAAGGAGGGACCGGGCGTCGAGGAGTACGGCGTCGAGTACATCCCGACGATCGTCGTGGAGACCGACGACGGCGAGGAGATCACCCGCTTCGTCGAGGAAGAGGATGTCCCGCCGGCGGTCTGGCTCGCCGAGGAGATCGAAGCCGCGCTCGAAGCCGACGCGGCCTGAAAGCCGAGTCGAGGTCGACGCCGCGTTCGCGGACCCGCTTTTCTCGCCGTTCGACGCCCGTCAGAACGGCACGTCTTCGACGTCGCCGACGTCAGCGTCGGTCTCGTCACCGAGCCACTCGAGGGCCTCCTCGACGTCGTGGGTCGGCGGCGAACACGTCCGATCGCGACAGACGTACAGCGTCGGCTCGCCGTCGCGGGCCTCCCGGTCCGCCCAGATCGGAGGCGCTTCCTCGAGCCCCAGGCGGTCGAGCCAGTCCGCCAGGCTGTCCTCCGTCGGCGGCCGCAGCGCGAACAGCCGATCGGGGAGGTACCGCGACGCGAACCGGTCGCGCCACTCGTCCGGGAGGGCGTCGGCGGCCACGGTGATCTCGAGCGCGCCGGCCGCCAGGCGGTCGGCGGCGAGACACAGCGTCGCGTGCTCGAGCGCGTTCGCCTCGAGCCGGTTCGCGTGCGTTTCGAGGACGGTCGCGGCGATCCCCTCGAAGTCCGCGTCGGCGAACTCGTCGAGCGCGAGCAGGGTCTCGACCGCCACGCCGGCCGCGGAGGGCGTCGACTGGTCGCTCAGCTCCTGGGGCCTGGTCACCAGCGACTCGCCGCTCTCGGGCGTGAAGTAGAGGGTCCCGCGGTCCGCGTCCCAGAACTCGTCCTCGATGACCCGAGCCAACTCGAGCGCGAAGGCCAGGTGGTCGACCTCGCCGGTGGCCTGGTAACAGTCGAGCGCGCCGCGCGCCAGGAAGGCGTAGTCCTCGAGGTAGCCGTCGACCTTGACGTTCCCGTCTTTGTACCGGCGCGACAGTCGCGCTTCCTCGTCGTCCCAGAGCCGGTCGCGGACGAATTCGAGCGCGTCGACGGCGGCGTCGGCGTAGTCGTCCTCGCCGAGCGCGAGCGCGGCCTCGGCGTGGGTCGAGATCAACAGGCCGTTCCAGCCGGCCAGGACCTTCTCGTCGCGGTTCGGTCGCGGCCGCTCCTCGCGGGCCTCGAACAGTTGCTGGCGGGCCGACTCGAGTCGCTCCCGCACCTCGCTTGCTTCGAGGTCAAACTCGTCGGCGAGCGTCGCGACGTCGGTCACGCGGTTTGGCTGGTTCCGCCCCTCGAAGTTGCCCGACTCGGTAATATCGTAGCGCTCGCAGAAGAGGGCCGCGTCGGTCTCGTCGTCGAGGACCGCCCGGACCTCGTCGGGCGTCCAGACGTAGAACGCCCCCTCCTCGCGCTCGCCGGTCTCGGGCGACTCGCTCTGGGCGTCGAGCGTGCTGAAGAAGCCGCCCTCGTCGTGGGTCAGCTCTCGCTCGACGAACTCGAGGGTCTCCGCGACCACTTCGGCGTAGCGCTCCTCGCCGGTCAGCTGGTAGCCGGTCAGGAACGCGCGGGGTATCTCGGCGTTGTCGTACAGCATCTTCTCGAAGTGGGGAACCGTCCAGTCCTTGTCGACGCAGTAGCGGTGGAAGCCGCCGCCGACGTGATCGTAGAGCCCGCCCGCGGCCATCGCGTCCAACGTCTCCTCGATCACGTCGAGATAGGTCGCCTGGCCCGTGCGATCGTACGCCCGCGCGAGGACGCGAAGCCGGGAGGGCTGGGGGAACTTCGGACCGCCGGAGCCGAAGCCGCCGTGTTCCCGGTCGACGCTCCGGAGTGCGGCGTCCGCGGCCCGCTCGAGGAGGTCGCTGGACGGCGGCTCCGCGGCGCCGGCGTCGACGCCCGCCGAGTCGGGCGTCTCCTCGAGTCGGTCTTTCGCCGCGTCGGTCCACTGTTCGGCGCGGTGTTCCATCTCCTCGCGGTCCTCCGCGCTCCCCCAGGAGTTGCTGATGCGCTGACAGAGGTCGCGGAAGCCGGGCTGGCCCCGCTTCCCGTCCCGCGGGAAGTAGGTCCCGACGAAGAAGGGCTTGCCCTCGGGGGTGAGCCAGGCCGACAGCGGCCAGCCGCCCCGGCCGGTCACGAGCTGGCAGACGGTCATGTAGATGCTGTCGACGTCCGGGCGCTCCTCGCGGTCGACCTTGATCGGGACGAAGTTCTCGTTCAAGACGTCGGCGACGTCCTCGTCGGCGAAGCTTTCCTCCTCCATCACGTGACACCAGTGGCACGCCGAGTAGCCGACCGAGAGGAAGATCGGGACGTCGCGTTCCTTCGCGGCCGCTAAGGCCTGTTCGTCCCAGGGCTGCCAGTTGACGGGGTTGTCCGCGTGCTGGCGCAGGTAGGGACTCTCCTCCTCGTCGAGCCGGTTGCGCTGAGTGGGGTCGCTCATGGGGCCCTCTACGGCCGGACGCTGTAAAAGGTCGGCGTGCGCCGCTCGAGGTCGCCGGCGACGGGCGGACGGAAGCCCCTCGATCGCGCAAAAATCGCCAGTTCGGGTCCGGACCCGTTTCGATGTGGCTCTTGGCCGAGCCCGACCGATCCGAGACGGTGTCACGGAACTCGTTGGCGAATCCGTCAGCCGTACGTGTCGGTATCGGAGTCGGTTTCGGTCCCATTGGTCGATTCGTTGGTTTCGGATTCGGGACCGGAATCGTCGAGGTCACCGTGCGGCATCATACCTG
It includes:
- a CDS encoding alpha/beta fold hydrolase — translated: MTRLSTSTATVAPTADVGGTGITTIDGCRLAYRRAGTEGSPVVLLHGGGVDDSTLSWRHAIDTLAEDHRVYAPDWPGYGDSEAGPDFEHSIESYVDLLVSFLDDMGLESATLVGISMGGGVALGTALDHADRIDRLALVDSYGLGPRIPAGALWKTMAHVPGANALGWAAVGLSNEMARLSLSRLVADGAALDPEFVEDFRTRAGRRSAGEAFEAFQRNELLASGTVRTDFTDDLGSLSVPTLLVHGADDPLIPAAWSERAAARIPDAELTVLENCGHWTPRERPDAFNEVLTSFCADDAGDIDGDGV
- a CDS encoding PLP-dependent cysteine synthase family protein, with the protein product MKGSILDTIGSPLVQVDSPDGATVAAKVESFNPGGSAKDRPAREMIRAAEREGAIEPGDWLVEPTSGNTGIGLALVAAARDYDLTIVMPADKSKERQQVMAAYGADLELVEGDMEDARARAEELEAKGAIQLGQFENPANPKAHYQTTGEEILEQVGDREIDAFVAGVGTGGTISGTGRRLREAFPDMDIIAVEPERNAVLSTGESGDDDFQGMGPGFVSENLDRDLIDRVETVTIENAEEECRRLARDEGILVGQSSGATSLVSQRIASEIADPAVECPEVPTAFDEADGTQPASPETDGGQAVDGEDCPLVVTVFWDSGERYLSTGLFD
- a CDS encoding TlpA family protein disulfide reductase, which translates into the protein MSLETMRPNPTWDAASYEAAVDTLAAHNDELVYKVWGGDWCKDCRALLPDFGAALEAAEVPEDRIEEVGVDKDKEGPGVEEYGVEYIPTIVVETDDGEEITRFVEEEDVPPAVWLAEEIEAALEADAA
- a CDS encoding thioredoxin domain-containing protein, which encodes MSDPTQRNRLDEEESPYLRQHADNPVNWQPWDEQALAAAKERDVPIFLSVGYSACHWCHVMEEESFADEDVADVLNENFVPIKVDREERPDVDSIYMTVCQLVTGRGGWPLSAWLTPEGKPFFVGTYFPRDGKRGQPGFRDLCQRISNSWGSAEDREEMEHRAEQWTDAAKDRLEETPDSAGVDAGAAEPPSSDLLERAADAALRSVDREHGGFGSGGPKFPQPSRLRVLARAYDRTGQATYLDVIEETLDAMAAGGLYDHVGGGFHRYCVDKDWTVPHFEKMLYDNAEIPRAFLTGYQLTGEERYAEVVAETLEFVERELTHDEGGFFSTLDAQSESPETGEREEGAFYVWTPDEVRAVLDDETDAALFCERYDITESGNFEGRNQPNRVTDVATLADEFDLEASEVRERLESARQQLFEAREERPRPNRDEKVLAGWNGLLISTHAEAALALGEDDYADAAVDALEFVRDRLWDDEEARLSRRYKDGNVKVDGYLEDYAFLARGALDCYQATGEVDHLAFALELARVIEDEFWDADRGTLYFTPESGESLVTRPQELSDQSTPSAAGVAVETLLALDEFADADFEGIAATVLETHANRLEANALEHATLCLAADRLAAGALEITVAADALPDEWRDRFASRYLPDRLFALRPPTEDSLADWLDRLGLEEAPPIWADREARDGEPTLYVCRDRTCSPPTHDVEEALEWLGDETDADVGDVEDVPF